In a single window of the Atlantibacter hermannii genome:
- the yehS gene encoding conserved protein, DUF1456 family — translation MLNNDILRSLRYTLKMNNNDIISTLALADVEVSAPQVVQYVKKEEDEGFARCPDLILSSFLNGLIYLRRGKDESQPPLKADRKITNNIILKKLRIAFELKTDDILAILTEQQFRVSMPEITAMMRAPEHKNYRECGDQFLRNFLKGLANRFNPSAAQ, via the coding sequence GTGCTGAACAACGATATTTTACGAAGCCTTCGCTATACCCTGAAAATGAATAATAACGACATCATCTCCACCCTGGCGCTGGCGGATGTGGAAGTCAGCGCCCCACAGGTGGTGCAGTACGTCAAAAAAGAGGAAGACGAAGGTTTTGCGCGCTGCCCTGACCTTATTCTCTCTTCGTTTTTGAATGGCCTGATTTATCTGCGCCGCGGCAAGGATGAAAGCCAGCCGCCGCTGAAAGCCGATCGTAAAATAACCAACAACATCATTCTGAAAAAGCTGCGTATCGCGTTTGAACTGAAAACCGACGATATTCTGGCCATCCTGACCGAGCAGCAATTCCGCGTCTCGATGCCGGAAATCACCGCCATGATGCGCGCCCCTGAACATAAAAACTATCGCGAATGCGGCGATCAGTTTTTACGTAATTTCCTGAAGGGACTGGCGAATCGCTTTAACCCCTCCGCCGCTCAGTAG